The following proteins are co-located in the Callithrix jacchus isolate 240 chromosome 10, calJac240_pri, whole genome shotgun sequence genome:
- the CCDC90B gene encoding coiled-coil domain-containing protein 90B, mitochondrial isoform X3, with protein MVTQAQQEITVQQLMAHLDSIRKDMVILEKSEFANLRAENEKMKIELDQVKQQLMHETSRIRADNKLDINLERSRVTDMFTDQEKQLMEATTEFTKKDTQTKSIISETSNKIDAEIASLKTLMESNKLETIRYLAASVFTCLAIALGFYRFWK; from the exons gaAATAACAGTACAACAGCTAATGGCTCATTTGGACTCTATCAGGAAAGACATGGTCATCCTAGAGAAAAGTGAATTCGCAAATCTGAGAGCTGAGAATGAG aaaatgaaaattgaacTAGACCAAGTTAAGCAACAACTAATg cATGAAACCAGTCGAATCAGAGCAGATAATAAACTGGATATCAACCTAGAAAGGAGCAGAGTAACAGATATG TTTACAGATCAAGAAAAGCAACTTATGGAAGCAActacagaatttacaaaaaaa GATACCCAAACCAAAAGTATTATTTCAGAGACCAGTAATAAAATTGATGCTGAAATTGCTTCCTTAAAAACACTGATGGAGTCTAACAAACTTGAGACCATTCGTTATCTTGCAG CCTCAGTGTTTACTTGCCTGGCAATAGCATTGGGATTTTATAGATTCTGGAAGTAG